The Fusarium falciforme chromosome 4, complete sequence genomic interval gcTACAAACAAGGCAGACCAGACCTCGGCATCGTCAGTATCACGGCATAACCCTTGAGCTCGAAGCCCTGTATCCATGTCTCATGCGTCCATCACTTCATCCCCTCCCACACTCTCACCCCAAAGGTCGGCGCGCCCACGCGACCATTGTGCGGGGCGACTTGGTGCTACACCGGCCGTTTTGGGCCAGCCGCGTATTCGCGGCTGGAGCGGACTTCACTTGGCTGGCCTCATACCTCGACGTTGGTTCATAATATGATATGCGTTTGTGTAACATGGAAGTGTGCACTTCATTACTACTTGAGTAGTACCTTCAGATGGTATATTGCCTCCTCCATCAGATGACTTTTGCCCTTCAACTGTCTTGCATCTTGTCTGCCCTTCCGTCACGGGCTCGCGGAGTACGCATCAGCCATGATTGTAAATCAAGCCGAATCATGAATGCGCCTCACGTGTTAAACCACCGCCATCCGCCATAACCCCAGCTCTCAACGCAAGCCCGTCCCCGCATCTGAAAGCCAAGATAGGCGATGTAGACTTCCAGGTGCTTCGTCCATTGAAATGCTGTGTGGTTAGATCGTGCAAGTACCCAGGTCTAGCAGCTCAGATCTTCATCCAGACAAAACAAGCATCATGCAAAAGGGGAGGAAAAAACAGGGCAGACATGCAAAGAAACAGTGCAAAAAGGACAAGAGGAAGGAATGGGCCAGGTTGAAATGACCCATCAAGACGACATTCACGTCTTGGACCCGTTGTTGAACGCCCCATGTTTTGGTTGCAAAAACAAGCGACAGCGAACACCCCAGGCATTCCAAGTCAGCGCCCTGCCGTCCCGCCCCAACGACGATGTTGTATCGCCGCAGGGCGAGCCGACATTTGGCGTCTATCGCAGCATCCGGCCCCCAGGCCGCCTCATTCGCAACTCGTTCTTACATGATGTCCCAGACATCCTCAGCCGCGTGGCAGAACTTGCTGCAGGCTACACTGGCGGACAGAGAGTAGTTGCTGATGGAGATCTTCTCGTCCACGAGCGAGTCGGCAAAGTTGTCCTCACCCTTGGCCATGGCACCCACAAATACGCAGATGCTCTCCTTGGGGCCAACACTCTCGACATACTCACGGACTCGCACAAGCTCCGAGTCGAAGCTCAGCGTCACCTTGCGGCAGTTGGGGGGAAGGTGGTCGGTGATTGGGTTCTGGATCACACGCAGCAGCTTCTCGTTGGAGTTGGTGGAGCGGATGGACAGCCGGTGAAGAAGCTGCACCATGAGACCAGCGAATCGCTTGAAGGTTCGGGGGATACGGACTGAGGGCGAAACCTCAATCAGCACGCCCTTGGCAGTGTGGATGTAGATCTGGAGCTTTCCAGCCTTGTTGATGGGCGAGTCGAGCAGGGTCAGCAAACACTAAGAAAAGGTCAGCATGTTGAATGCCGACTCAGGGAGCCAGAGTTGAAACCTGGTGGGTGATATCGGGTCGGGCATCACTGATATCCCGATTCATCTTGCGCATGACACCGATGTGCTCGTCGCTGTTGAGCAACGAGTACTTGTCCTCGCGGTGCATGCCATTGCGGCCGGTGCCGCCGTGCGACGCCTTGTACGTCTCTAGACTGGCATTGGAcaggacgacgatgagacGCTGGGAGTCTTTGTCGGTGGGCGGGATAGGCGTGTTCTGTTCCGCGACCAGTTGGGGGAgtgcaggaggaggaagagattgGGTTCCTGATGGGAACATGTTAGCAGTGGCCTTTGAACCCAGCGGTGTGTTGAGCACTTACTAGGCCGCTTCACTCCAGTTCGACGCTCGGGAGAAGACATGTTGGTTGAGAGGTATGAAGGTGAATTGGGAGGTAAGATGGATAATGGTTTGCCCGATGATGACTCAAGAAGTGTTAGTGGGAGTGACTGAGACAAGACGACGAGGTGGCGAGGTAGAGCAAATATATAGTTGGAGTAAATGTGGAAGAGAggaaagaagagagggaggaggcGGGAGAGTACCTATGAATCGATTTTGTTGAACCCTTGACAAAATCTTACCTGCTAAGAGGAAGACGGACCCCACACTAATTGAGCCTAGAGTTCGTTCTCCAAGCCTCCGGATCGCCGGCTGTCGGCGGTTCACTCTCCGAATGGTGGGGGGCACGTGCCTCAAGTCTGACTATGGGCTTAGAAGATGAGAGGAATAACGAATTGAGAGTCTTGGAATGCTCGATTTGTTGTAATTATGGAAATGTCGTTTAGGAAGTCTGACTGAGAAGAGCCAGAGTTAAAATTGTGTGTGCGGTCGCAATATCCTTGGGACAATTCGCTCCCTTGTTCCTAGCACGTGTGAACTGCTGAGGTCTCGTGAGAGCCTCGTCCAATCACATCTGCGCCCTCGGCTTTGCGCTTTTGGGTTACATAAGCGCTATCATCCGCACAGCCTCGAAGCTTATTGGCTGCCAAATTTTAGAACAGCCTTCCATTCCTGGTGCGAGCTATCAAAACGACATCTCGCTCTGGAGACCAGCAATTGAGGGATTCGGCTACGCCTCTGGCCCTCGAAAGGATTGACTCGACATTTATTCGATATACGAGTCCCTCAAGCCATGTCTTCTCAAGTCGCCAAGGCCGCGCGCCGCGTGACGCACGAGCTTCACGGCGTCGTCGTTTCGGCTGGTCTCATGGAAAAGACTGTCAAGGTCCGAGTTGGAGGTCAGAAGTGGAACAAGATTGTCAACAAGGTGAGCTTTCCTGGTTACTATTCATAGCCTCTGTGCGTCTGAGTGATGTTTTGCTGACTATCTTCCTTAGTGGTTTGCCGACCCCAAGCACTACCTCGTCCACGACCCCAACTCCTCTCTCCGAACCGGCGATGTTGTCGCTATTGTCCCCGGCTGGCCGACTTCCCAACATAAGCGCCACGTCATCAAGCACATTATTGCTCCCTACGGTACCCCCATTGAGGAGCGCCCACCCGTGCCAAGTTTGGAGGAAAGGATAGCAGAGCGtgaagccaagaaggccgccaAGGACGAGCGGAGGGCAGCCAGGAGACAAGCCGAGGAGGATACGCgacaagaggagaagagattggaacttgagaagaaggaggtgaaGCGTAAGGCTTGGGAGGAAGCCCAGCAACAACGCAAACCCCAGACTTCAGCGAGCGATGTCGACTAAACGGCCGAAATGTTGATGTTGCGAGTTACGTCGGGATATCGGAACTCGGCCTGATGAGAGAAATGTATAACTCAGGCATGGCTGCGGGTATGAGATCAGAGCCAGGATGGGAGTAGCGGGCGAAAAATCACGCCCTGTACGATAAATGACATTGGATGAGGAGTGGTCATGCGACGGAGAGCCGTTGCTAAAACAAGTGTACCATATAAAATGACATAGTAGACATTCAGCCTGATCAGAACACTAACGCCCATATCCTTCGGCCGTGACGTGCGCATCGTGGAATCCAACGTTGCCCGCGACTGCGCCATTCCCATGCGAGCGTGGTCTACCCACACGTCTAAGAT includes:
- a CDS encoding Ribosomal RNA small subunit methyltransferase NEP1 gives rise to the protein MSSPERRTGVKRPRTQSLPPPALPQLVAEQNTPIPPTDKDSQRLIVVLSNASLETYKASHGGTGRNGMHREDKYSLLNSDEHIGVMRKMNRDISDARPDITHQCLLTLLDSPINKAGKLQIYIHTAKGVLIEVSPSVRIPRTFKRFAGLMVQLLHRLSIRSTNSNEKLLRVIQNPITDHLPPNCRKVTLSFDSELVRVREYVESVGPKESICVFVGAMAKGEDNFADSLVDEKISISNYSLSASVACSKFCHAAEDVWDIM